A genome region from Akkermansiaceae bacterium includes the following:
- a CDS encoding PEP-CTERM sorting domain-containing protein (PEP-CTERM proteins occur, often in large numbers, in the proteomes of bacteria that also encode an exosortase, a predicted intramembrane cysteine proteinase. The presence of a PEP-CTERM domain at a protein's C-terminus predicts cleavage within the sorting domain, followed by covalent anchoring to some some component of the (usually Gram-negative) cell surface. Many PEP-CTERM proteins exhibit an unusual sequence composition that includes large numbers of potential glycosylation sites. Expression of one such protein has been shown restore the ability of a bacterium to form floc, a type of biofilm.), whose product MKPLRHLSTPVFFSLLLTAHTLPGAIVLADAFADVGDAQKTGNTATFGSWDTVNGIIAPAASLSFFDADDGTTAVGFHSATDGELDVNQNMTAGGWVTSFALVLDGSTSSIDLTSIVFDMRLANGSGGNNTTGSKQGQMAFRLVGSSSGTLGTIDLGGDQGYPSVEYQRTLDLSSLPSLGTSETYTAFISATGSGFGHHKSLQAFVLNGDIAAVPEPSATLLLSLTALGLLRRKR is encoded by the coding sequence ATGAAACCCCTAAGACACTTATCCACGCCCGTTTTTTTCTCCCTGCTTCTCACAGCCCACACGCTTCCTGGCGCGATCGTTCTCGCCGATGCATTCGCCGATGTCGGGGATGCACAGAAAACCGGAAACACGGCGACATTCGGCTCCTGGGACACAGTCAACGGCATCATCGCCCCCGCGGCTTCGCTATCATTCTTCGATGCGGATGACGGAACGACTGCCGTGGGATTTCACTCTGCCACAGATGGGGAACTCGATGTGAACCAGAACATGACCGCCGGCGGATGGGTGACGAGCTTCGCGCTTGTTCTCGACGGTTCGACCTCGTCGATCGACCTGACATCCATCGTTTTCGACATGCGCCTCGCAAATGGAAGCGGAGGAAATAACACCACGGGAAGCAAGCAGGGCCAGATGGCGTTTCGGCTCGTTGGGAGCAGCAGCGGAACACTCGGCACCATCGATCTCGGCGGGGATCAGGGCTATCCCAGTGTTGAGTATCAGAGGACGCTCGACCTATCCTCGCTACCCTCATTGGGCACCAGCGAGACATACACCGCCTTCATCAGTGCCACCGGCTCGGGATTCGGCCACCATAAATCCCTGCAGGCCTTCGTGCTCAACGGCGACATCGCGGCCGTCCCGGAGCCTTCTGCCACCCTGTTGCTCTCGTTGACAGCACTCGGTCTGCTGCGTCGCAAACGCTAG
- a CDS encoding ThuA domain-containing protein, with the protein MRINFPPSFLKYIRIPLLCSGIATAEDAKWLTYEGGEGPGKGKHIVLIAADQEYRSEQAMPMLARILSTHHGFDTTVLFCLNGDGLVDPTMPVHPEKGKEADFKTHSIPGTEKLADADLVIFFNRMLTLPEDQLKNIVTYLDSGKPFIALRTANHGFIGRLPYEIDGKQVSFGEIVGGAFMNHHGNWSRDSTRGDIVPEQKDHPILTGVKDIWGLTDVYRTFKEGTGLPEGCTALVMGQPLIGREQGGADNPEKEPLPVVWTKHWTTTDSKKARVLHSTMGSGTDFENPGLRRLLVNGVYWCIGMEKEISPDSKIDYIGDYTPLSNGFNYEKLGVKPRPVSYYK; encoded by the coding sequence ATGAGAATCAACTTCCCGCCCAGTTTCCTGAAATACATACGCATCCCATTGCTCTGCAGCGGAATCGCCACGGCCGAGGATGCGAAATGGCTCACCTACGAAGGCGGCGAAGGCCCCGGAAAAGGCAAACACATCGTCCTCATCGCCGCAGATCAGGAATACCGCAGCGAGCAGGCGATGCCGATGCTGGCGCGAATCTTATCCACCCACCATGGCTTCGATACCACCGTGCTTTTTTGCCTGAACGGAGACGGCCTGGTCGATCCCACCATGCCGGTCCATCCGGAAAAGGGAAAGGAAGCCGATTTCAAAACCCACAGCATCCCCGGCACCGAAAAACTCGCCGACGCGGATCTGGTGATCTTTTTCAATAGGATGCTGACCTTGCCCGAGGATCAGCTCAAAAACATCGTCACCTACCTCGACTCCGGAAAGCCCTTCATCGCGCTGCGCACCGCGAACCACGGGTTCATCGGCAGGCTGCCCTACGAGATCGATGGGAAGCAGGTGTCCTTCGGCGAGATCGTCGGTGGCGCTTTCATGAACCACCACGGGAATTGGTCGCGAGATTCCACAAGGGGCGATATTGTCCCTGAGCAGAAAGACCATCCCATTCTAACAGGAGTGAAGGACATCTGGGGGCTCACCGACGTCTATCGCACCTTCAAAGAAGGCACCGGCCTCCCCGAGGGCTGCACCGCCCTGGTCATGGGACAACCGCTCATCGGCCGCGAGCAGGGCGGCGCCGACAACCCCGAGAAGGAACCCCTCCCCGTCGTATGGACTAAGCATTGGACCACCACGGATAGCAAGAAAGCCCGCGTCCTCCACTCAACCATGGGCAGCGGAACGGATTTTGAAAATCCCGGCCTGCGCCGTCTCCTCGTCAATGGGGTTTACTGGTGCATCGGGATGGAAAAAGAAATTTCCCCGGACAGCAAGATCGACTACATCGGAGATTATACTCCCCTCTCCAACGGATTCAATTACGAGAAACTCGGTGTGAAGCCGAGGCCGGTATCCTACTACAAATAA
- a CDS encoding FAD-dependent oxidoreductase — protein sequence MNPHAPVKRSVPFHAILASLCALLASAQLATLTAAVEHKADVVVYGDASGGVTAAVQAARMGKKVILVSQYGHLGGLTTSGLGWTDIGNTAILGGISREFYHAAYKHYENDASWKQEARADFKNEGQGTKALNPESELASVFEPKVAEAIFDGMVAKAGVEIVKGRLDLGKDVEKSEGRIIRIMLEGGASVSGKMFIDASYEGDLLAKAGVSFMIGREPNKLYGESGNGITGPSKKNQLPEGIDPYVVKGDAASGLLPGVNPGMGGEQGDGDAKLQAYCYRMVLTDAEDNRVAIEKPAGYDEKDYELLFRAIEAGQKWGFFKLSLMPNRKTDSNNNGGISTDFIGENYGDGWDWSTLGHKEREALAAKHRNWQLGLVWTLQHHERVPEAIRKSHAPWGLPKDEFTDNGHWPYNLYVREARRMKSDFVMTENHCKLKLPVEDPVGQGAYTLDSHNTQRFVHNGMVMNEGDIQTYLSGKPYGISYRSIVPKKSECENLLVPWALSSTHIAFGSIRMEPVFMILGQSAATAACMAIDAGIPVQDVPYGKLKERLVADGQKLD from the coding sequence ATGAATCCACACGCTCCCGTCAAACGCTCCGTCCCATTCCATGCAATCCTGGCAAGCCTCTGCGCGCTGCTCGCAAGTGCGCAGCTGGCCACCCTTACCGCAGCGGTAGAGCACAAGGCGGACGTCGTCGTCTATGGCGATGCCTCCGGTGGCGTGACGGCGGCGGTGCAGGCGGCGCGGATGGGGAAAAAGGTGATCCTTGTTTCCCAATACGGCCACCTCGGCGGGCTGACCACCAGCGGGCTGGGCTGGACGGACATCGGCAATACCGCGATCCTCGGAGGGATTTCCCGCGAGTTCTACCACGCGGCATACAAGCACTACGAAAACGATGCCTCATGGAAACAGGAGGCACGCGCTGATTTCAAGAACGAGGGGCAGGGCACGAAGGCGCTCAACCCCGAGAGCGAACTCGCCTCGGTCTTCGAACCGAAGGTCGCGGAGGCGATTTTCGACGGCATGGTCGCGAAAGCCGGGGTGGAGATCGTGAAAGGCCGGCTCGATCTCGGGAAGGATGTCGAGAAATCCGAAGGGCGAATCATCCGCATCATGCTTGAGGGCGGGGCAAGCGTATCCGGGAAAATGTTCATCGACGCATCCTATGAGGGCGACCTGCTGGCCAAGGCCGGGGTGTCGTTCATGATCGGCAGGGAACCGAACAAGCTCTACGGCGAAAGCGGCAACGGCATCACCGGGCCATCGAAGAAAAACCAGCTCCCCGAGGGCATCGATCCCTACGTGGTGAAAGGCGATGCGGCCAGCGGCCTGCTTCCCGGCGTGAACCCCGGCATGGGAGGAGAACAAGGCGACGGTGATGCGAAGCTCCAGGCCTACTGCTACCGCATGGTGCTGACCGATGCGGAGGACAACCGGGTCGCCATCGAAAAGCCGGCGGGCTATGACGAGAAGGATTACGAGTTGCTGTTCCGCGCCATCGAGGCCGGGCAGAAATGGGGTTTCTTCAAGCTCTCCCTGATGCCAAACCGCAAGACCGATTCGAACAACAACGGCGGCATCTCCACGGATTTCATCGGCGAAAACTACGGGGACGGCTGGGACTGGTCCACCCTCGGCCACAAGGAGCGCGAGGCCTTGGCCGCGAAGCACCGCAACTGGCAGCTCGGGCTGGTTTGGACGCTCCAGCACCATGAGCGCGTGCCGGAGGCGATCCGCAAGAGCCACGCACCTTGGGGGCTGCCCAAGGACGAGTTCACCGACAACGGCCACTGGCCCTACAACCTCTACGTCCGCGAGGCGCGGCGGATGAAATCCGATTTCGTGATGACCGAGAACCACTGCAAGCTGAAGCTGCCGGTCGAGGATCCGGTCGGGCAGGGGGCATACACGCTCGACTCGCACAACACCCAGCGCTTTGTCCACAACGGCATGGTGATGAACGAGGGCGACATACAGACCTACCTCAGCGGCAAACCCTATGGGATTTCCTACCGCTCCATCGTCCCGAAAAAATCCGAGTGCGAGAACCTGCTGGTGCCCTGGGCGCTTTCCTCCACACACATCGCCTTCGGGTCGATCCGGATGGAGCCGGTGTTCATGATCCTGGGCCAGAGCGCCGCGACGGCGGCCTGCATGGCGATAGACGCCGGCATTCCCGTCCAGGACGTGCCTTATGGAAAACTCAAGGAGCGCCTCGTCGCGGACGGACAGAAACTGGATTGA
- a CDS encoding sulfatase: MKPSKSLTILMALAAMLAVPATAAARKPNVILIFVDDMGYNDLSCYGSEKIKTPNLDRLASEGKRFTSFMVPSSVCSPSRAALLTGCYPKRVDMEKHVLFPQSRKGINPDEYTLADHFSSAGYATTAIGKWHLGHYPETLPRVLGFGSYYGIPYSNDMNHPDNKGKASPASDESWENQSESVKLWHTPLVENETIIELPADQRTITRRYTERAIGFIDANKEKPFFIYLPHSMPHIPLFVPEDVLDPDPANAYTCTIEHIDAEIGRIMAKVREEGLDKETIIIFTSDNGPWIRFKNHGGNADPLREGKGTPFEGGQRVPCIMWAPGRIPAGTVSDELVTSMDLLPTLAAMTDIPLPENGKPIDGINLSPTITGQSPSARHEFIYYTANGELIGLRKDGWKLLLNPAGKKREPMLFNITKDMGEKKDLSATNKEIVGEMTTRMLELDKEIESNRRPAWTTREDHPWPDEIR; the protein is encoded by the coding sequence ATGAAACCATCCAAATCCCTCACCATCCTCATGGCGCTGGCTGCCATGCTGGCAGTCCCCGCCACGGCCGCCGCACGCAAACCCAACGTGATCCTCATCTTCGTCGACGACATGGGCTACAACGACCTTTCCTGCTACGGATCGGAGAAGATCAAGACCCCCAACCTCGACCGCCTCGCCTCGGAGGGGAAACGCTTCACCAGTTTCATGGTGCCTTCCTCCGTATGCTCCCCGTCGCGCGCCGCGCTGCTGACCGGCTGCTACCCGAAGCGGGTTGACATGGAAAAGCATGTCCTTTTTCCGCAGAGCAGAAAGGGCATCAACCCGGACGAATACACTCTCGCCGACCACTTCTCATCCGCCGGTTACGCCACCACCGCCATCGGCAAATGGCACCTCGGCCACTACCCGGAGACGCTTCCGCGTGTACTAGGATTCGGCTCCTACTACGGCATACCCTACTCGAACGACATGAACCACCCGGACAACAAGGGCAAGGCGAGCCCCGCGAGTGACGAAAGCTGGGAAAACCAGTCGGAATCCGTGAAACTCTGGCACACGCCCCTCGTGGAGAACGAGACGATCATCGAGCTGCCCGCCGACCAGCGCACCATCACCCGCCGCTACACCGAACGCGCCATCGGCTTCATCGATGCGAACAAGGAAAAGCCTTTCTTCATCTACCTCCCCCACTCCATGCCGCACATCCCGCTCTTTGTCCCGGAGGATGTCCTCGATCCAGATCCGGCCAACGCCTACACCTGCACCATCGAACACATCGACGCGGAGATCGGCCGCATCATGGCGAAGGTGAGGGAAGAGGGCTTGGACAAGGAAACCATCATCATTTTCACCAGCGATAACGGCCCGTGGATCAGGTTCAAGAACCACGGCGGCAACGCCGACCCTCTCCGCGAGGGGAAAGGCACGCCCTTCGAGGGCGGGCAGCGTGTGCCATGCATCATGTGGGCTCCTGGGCGCATCCCGGCTGGCACGGTCTCGGACGAGCTCGTCACGTCCATGGATCTGCTCCCTACGCTGGCCGCGATGACGGATATTCCCCTCCCGGAAAACGGGAAGCCAATCGATGGCATCAACCTTTCGCCCACCATCACCGGGCAATCCCCGTCCGCCCGCCACGAATTCATCTATTACACCGCCAACGGCGAACTGATCGGCCTGCGCAAGGACGGCTGGAAATTGCTGCTCAACCCTGCGGGCAAGAAGCGGGAACCCATGCTCTTCAACATCACCAAGGACATGGGCGAGAAGAAAGACCTCTCCGCCACAAACAAGGAAATCGTGGGGGAAATGACAACCCGGATGCTTGAACTCGACAAGGAGATCGAAAGCAACAGGCGTCCCGCATGGACCACCCGCGAAGACCACCCGTGGCCGGACGAGATCAGGTGA
- a CDS encoding alkaline phosphatase family protein, whose protein sequence is MKIPAYPWMAFWIALSCSAQADPVSDFHDEKVITKIAFGSCMDPSKGGTPMFGAILKHSPDTFVFLGDNIYGDTEDMDLLKKKWNELAESDGFGKLRENTEILATWDDHDYGVNDGGKSYRMRDESQKIFLDFFQDAETSPRRKRAGVYASYTYGAPGKTCQILLLDTRYFRDELPRAKSPVKKGAVGWYEPTADTSKTLLGEAQWQWLEEQLQVTADVRIIASSIQILAHEKGMENWGNVPHERQRLTDLLKKHKAHHSFAISGDVHFAELSKSDLGTYPFYDLTSSGLTNTSKGWGRRKNPFRVGESHPVINAGLIEIDWEGKTLELGIIDKDGEKILRQPLRFSDLEFR, encoded by the coding sequence ATGAAAATACCTGCATACCCATGGATGGCGTTCTGGATCGCGCTCTCCTGCTCCGCACAGGCGGATCCGGTGAGCGATTTCCATGACGAAAAAGTGATCACGAAAATCGCCTTCGGCTCCTGCATGGATCCGAGCAAAGGCGGCACTCCCATGTTCGGGGCCATCCTCAAGCACTCTCCGGACACGTTCGTTTTCCTCGGCGACAACATCTATGGCGACACCGAGGACATGGATCTGCTGAAGAAAAAATGGAACGAACTCGCCGAGTCCGATGGCTTCGGCAAGCTCCGCGAAAACACCGAGATCCTCGCGACGTGGGACGATCACGACTACGGGGTGAACGATGGCGGGAAATCCTATCGCATGCGAGACGAGTCCCAGAAGATTTTCCTCGATTTCTTCCAGGATGCGGAGACCTCCCCGAGGCGCAAGCGCGCCGGTGTCTATGCTTCCTACACCTATGGGGCGCCCGGAAAAACCTGCCAGATCCTGCTGCTCGACACCCGCTATTTCCGCGACGAGCTGCCTCGGGCGAAAAGCCCGGTGAAAAAGGGTGCGGTCGGCTGGTACGAACCGACCGCAGACACCTCGAAGACGCTTCTGGGCGAGGCGCAATGGCAATGGCTGGAAGAGCAACTCCAGGTCACTGCCGATGTCCGCATCATCGCCAGCAGCATCCAGATCCTGGCTCATGAAAAGGGCATGGAGAACTGGGGCAATGTGCCGCACGAAAGGCAGCGGCTCACCGATCTGCTCAAAAAGCACAAGGCGCACCATAGCTTCGCGATCTCCGGGGATGTCCACTTCGCCGAGCTGTCGAAATCGGATCTCGGAACCTACCCGTTTTACGATCTCACCAGCAGCGGCCTGACCAACACCAGCAAGGGCTGGGGCCGCCGCAAAAACCCTTTCCGCGTCGGCGAATCGCATCCCGTGATCAATGCCGGGCTCATCGAGATCGATTGGGAAGGCAAGACCCTCGAACTGGGCATCATCGACAAGGACGGGGAAAAAATCCTCCGCCAGCCGCTCAGGTTTTCCGATCTCGAATTCCGCTAG
- a CDS encoding metal ABC transporter permease, with protein MSDFLEPFRYPFMQDALLVGGLVGAMCALLSCFLILKGWSLMGDAVSHSVLPGIVLAYIAGIPLAIGAFLAGLFCATSTGFVKRNSRIKEDTAMGVVFTGLFAFGLVLFSKTPSDLHLDHILFGNILGITRFQFWETMGMGGAVMLVTLLLRKDLLLICFDPGQARVMALPDRFLNYLLLGLLALAIVVALQAVGIILVVAMLVTPGCVAHLWTDRFDRMLAIACVSAVIATVMGILISYHIDASTGGCIVLVQASFFFVSLLFAPKYGIIARRRKG; from the coding sequence ATGAGCGATTTCCTGGAGCCTTTCCGTTACCCTTTCATGCAGGACGCCCTGCTTGTCGGCGGGCTGGTCGGAGCGATGTGTGCGCTGCTTTCCTGTTTCCTGATACTGAAAGGCTGGTCGTTGATGGGCGATGCTGTCTCGCACTCCGTCCTGCCCGGCATCGTCCTCGCCTACATCGCAGGCATCCCGTTGGCGATCGGTGCGTTCCTCGCCGGGTTGTTTTGCGCGACGAGCACCGGCTTTGTGAAACGCAACAGCCGCATCAAGGAAGACACAGCCATGGGAGTGGTTTTCACCGGCCTGTTCGCATTCGGACTGGTGCTGTTCAGCAAGACGCCCTCGGATCTCCACCTCGATCATATACTTTTCGGAAACATCCTCGGGATCACAAGATTCCAGTTTTGGGAAACGATGGGAATGGGCGGCGCGGTGATGCTGGTGACGCTGCTGCTGAGAAAAGACCTGCTGCTGATCTGCTTCGACCCCGGCCAGGCGCGGGTGATGGCGCTGCCCGATCGCTTCCTGAACTACCTGCTGCTCGGCTTGCTCGCTCTGGCCATCGTCGTCGCGCTGCAGGCGGTCGGGATTATCCTGGTTGTTGCGATGCTTGTCACGCCGGGTTGCGTGGCGCACCTGTGGACGGATCGCTTTGACCGCATGTTGGCCATCGCCTGCGTGTCCGCAGTGATCGCCACGGTGATGGGGATCCTCATCAGCTACCACATCGATGCGTCCACAGGTGGCTGCATCGTCCTCGTTCAGGCATCATTCTTTTTCGTCTCCCTGCTCTTCGCTCCCAAATACGGGATCATTGCGCGGAGGCGGAAAGGCTAG
- a CDS encoding metal ABC transporter permease — MTELFHELLVPFQYDYMLRAIWVSALVGGTCGFLSSFVTLKGWSLMGDALSHAVVPGVAVAYIIGVPFALGAFIAGILAAGAMAFIRAQSRIREDATIGIVFTAFFALGLVLITLFPAGVDLKAIIYGNILGIASEDIVQVVGISVVTLIVLGLKWRDLMLFCFDPNQARTLGLNAGALHLTLLALLAATSVAALQAVGAILVLAMLVTPGATAYLLTDRFGKMLWISAGLGVATSLAGAYASYFLNGATGGCIVTLQTLVFLTAFVFAPKQGILAARRALHKGAVKSSPIQLP, encoded by the coding sequence ATGACTGAGCTTTTCCACGAACTTCTGGTTCCATTCCAATACGACTACATGCTGCGCGCCATCTGGGTCAGCGCACTGGTCGGCGGCACCTGCGGTTTCCTTTCCTCCTTTGTTACTCTGAAAGGCTGGTCGCTGATGGGCGATGCTCTCTCCCATGCAGTGGTGCCGGGGGTGGCTGTCGCTTACATCATCGGCGTGCCCTTCGCGCTCGGCGCATTCATCGCTGGCATCCTCGCGGCGGGGGCGATGGCCTTCATCCGCGCCCAGAGCCGGATCCGCGAGGACGCGACGATAGGCATCGTCTTCACCGCCTTCTTCGCTCTCGGGCTGGTATTGATTACCCTGTTTCCGGCTGGGGTGGATCTTAAAGCCATCATCTATGGAAATATTTTGGGTATTGCCAGTGAGGACATCGTGCAGGTGGTCGGGATCAGCGTGGTGACCCTGATCGTGCTTGGGCTGAAATGGCGGGATCTCATGCTCTTCTGCTTTGATCCGAATCAGGCGAGGACGCTCGGCCTGAATGCCGGTGCCCTTCACCTCACATTGCTCGCCTTGCTGGCGGCGACCTCTGTGGCTGCGCTTCAGGCAGTCGGTGCCATCCTGGTTTTGGCGATGCTGGTGACACCGGGCGCGACGGCCTACCTCCTAACAGATCGCTTCGGGAAAATGCTGTGGATTTCCGCCGGGCTGGGTGTCGCCACCTCTCTGGCCGGTGCCTACGCCAGCTATTTTCTCAACGGCGCCACCGGTGGTTGTATCGTCACCCTCCAGACGCTTGTTTTTCTAACAGCTTTCGTTTTCGCTCCGAAGCAAGGCATCCTCGCCGCCCGCCGCGCTTTGCACAAGGGTGCGGTGAAATCCTCTCCCATCCAGCTGCCATGA
- a CDS encoding tetratricopeptide repeat protein, with the protein MSEPSIEFYNAAVDAIQSGDLTSALSAAENSLTENPSDPETWQLYVMVLSALGRKEDAAKATEKLKELGLSEADEFLMKAAEAVSAGDLNNALRHYESAFLAAPERPEIHSAYALALMQAGKANEAQAAAEKAVSLAPDDSRANYALGHILRVSGDKDAALEALTKAVSAEPEMMIALYEQGMILAEKGRLEEALSNFEKFLEIHPDDPSASEALATIREQMGA; encoded by the coding sequence ATGAGCGAACCCAGCATCGAATTCTACAACGCCGCAGTGGATGCGATCCAGTCCGGCGATCTCACCTCCGCCCTCTCGGCAGCGGAAAACTCCCTCACGGAAAACCCCTCAGACCCCGAGACCTGGCAGCTCTATGTCATGGTGCTCAGCGCCCTCGGCCGCAAGGAAGATGCCGCAAAAGCTACCGAAAAACTCAAGGAGCTCGGCCTCAGCGAAGCCGATGAATTCCTCATGAAAGCGGCCGAAGCAGTATCCGCAGGCGATCTCAACAACGCCCTCCGCCACTACGAATCCGCTTTCCTCGCCGCCCCCGAGCGCCCGGAAATCCACTCCGCCTACGCCCTCGCCCTCATGCAGGCAGGCAAGGCCAACGAAGCGCAGGCCGCTGCGGAGAAAGCCGTCTCGCTCGCCCCCGATGACTCCCGCGCAAACTACGCACTCGGCCACATCCTCCGAGTTAGCGGGGATAAGGACGCCGCTCTGGAGGCTCTCACAAAAGCAGTTTCCGCAGAGCCGGAAATGATGATCGCCCTTTACGAGCAAGGCATGATCCTCGCCGAGAAAGGTCGTCTCGAGGAGGCACTCTCAAACTTCGAGAAATTCCTCGAAATCCACCCCGATGACCCAAGCGCCTCCGAGGCGTTGGCAACAATCAGGGAACAAATGGGTGCTTGA
- a CDS encoding metal ABC transporter substrate-binding protein yields the protein MALLVGFGSASCSENGGGETAGKKRVVTSFTIIADMAREVAGDAAIVESITKPGAEIHGYDPTPKDIVKAQQADLVLWNGMNLELWFEKFFANVKDVPGAVLTEGISPIGISEGPYTGKPNPHAWMSPSNAVIYVENIRKALVEMDPANAETYNANAADYTTRIKAVGGPVREKLAAIPEAQRWLVTSEGAFSYLCEDLGLRQLYLWPINADAQGTPQQVRKVIDAVRENEIPVIFSESTVSDKPARQVAQETGARYGGVLYVDSLTAADGPAPSYLKLLETNAETILKGFTESQ from the coding sequence ATGGCGCTCCTGGTTGGCTTCGGCTCCGCTTCCTGCTCCGAAAATGGCGGCGGGGAAACGGCGGGCAAGAAGCGTGTGGTCACCAGCTTCACGATCATCGCCGACATGGCGCGGGAGGTGGCTGGCGATGCGGCGATCGTGGAATCCATCACCAAGCCCGGCGCGGAGATCCATGGCTACGACCCGACGCCAAAGGACATCGTCAAGGCGCAGCAGGCGGATCTGGTGCTTTGGAACGGGATGAACCTGGAGCTGTGGTTTGAGAAATTCTTCGCCAACGTCAAGGATGTGCCCGGAGCGGTGCTCACGGAAGGAATTTCCCCGATTGGGATTTCCGAAGGGCCATACACTGGGAAGCCGAATCCTCATGCGTGGATGTCGCCATCGAATGCGGTGATCTATGTGGAGAACATCCGCAAGGCGCTGGTGGAGATGGATCCTGCGAATGCGGAAACCTACAACGCAAACGCGGCGGATTACACCACGCGCATCAAGGCAGTCGGCGGGCCGGTGCGTGAAAAGCTTGCGGCCATCCCGGAGGCGCAGCGCTGGCTGGTGACGAGCGAAGGTGCGTTTTCCTATCTGTGCGAGGACTTGGGCCTGCGCCAGCTCTATCTGTGGCCCATCAATGCGGATGCGCAGGGGACTCCACAGCAGGTGCGGAAGGTGATCGACGCGGTGCGCGAAAATGAGATCCCGGTGATTTTTTCGGAAAGCACCGTGAGTGACAAGCCAGCTCGGCAAGTGGCACAGGAAACCGGTGCGCGCTACGGCGGCGTGCTGTATGTTGACTCGCTCACGGCGGCGGACGGCCCGGCTCCGAGCTATCTGAAGCTGCTGGAGACAAATGCGGAAACGATTTTGAAAGGATTCACGGAAAGCCAATGA
- a CDS encoding ATP-binding cassette domain-containing protein, producing MNDDSDNVSLEVEGVSVIYPNGHQALKEASFRLGAGTICALVGVNGSGKSTLFKSIMGFVNPTSGSVRINGMPVRESLKKHAVAYVPQSEDVDWQFPVSVRDVVMMGRYGAMNFLRIPRAIDKSKVEESLRRVSMWEFRDRQIGELSGGQKKRVFLARALAQGGQVILLDEPFTGVDVKTEDAIIALLQELREAGCIIFVSTHNLGSVPEFCDQVVLINRTVLAYGATADVFTAQNLAMAFGGVLREFQFEQSTIQEHDGRQVRVLSDDERPLVFGKDGHLEYMDREKHGELLRERSEEND from the coding sequence ATGAACGATGATTCAGATAACGTCTCCCTTGAAGTGGAGGGTGTCTCCGTGATCTATCCGAACGGGCACCAGGCACTCAAGGAGGCCAGCTTCCGCCTCGGGGCTGGCACGATCTGTGCGCTTGTCGGCGTGAACGGCAGCGGGAAATCGACCCTGTTCAAGAGCATCATGGGATTTGTGAACCCCACCTCGGGCAGCGTCCGCATCAACGGGATGCCGGTGCGGGAATCGCTCAAAAAACATGCTGTCGCATACGTCCCGCAGTCAGAGGATGTGGACTGGCAGTTCCCCGTCAGCGTCAGGGATGTGGTGATGATGGGCCGCTATGGCGCGATGAATTTCCTGCGCATCCCGCGTGCAATCGACAAAAGCAAGGTCGAGGAAAGCCTCAGGCGCGTCTCGATGTGGGAGTTCCGCGATCGTCAGATCGGCGAGCTGAGCGGCGGGCAGAAGAAACGTGTCTTCCTCGCCCGGGCCCTGGCACAGGGCGGCCAGGTGATCCTGTTAGATGAGCCGTTCACGGGGGTGGATGTGAAAACGGAGGATGCGATCATCGCCCTGCTCCAAGAACTACGTGAAGCGGGTTGCATCATTTTTGTCTCTACGCACAACCTCGGCAGCGTTCCGGAATTCTGTGATCAGGTGGTGCTCATCAACCGCACCGTGCTGGCCTACGGGGCGACTGCAGATGTTTTCACCGCGCAAAATCTCGCCATGGCCTTCGGCGGGGTGCTGCGGGAATTCCAGTTCGAGCAATCGACGATCCAAGAGCACGACGGGAGGCAGGTGCGCGTGCTTTCCGATGACGAGAGGCCGCTGGTCTTCGGCAAGGACGGACACCTTGAATACATGGACCGCGAGAAGCACGGCGAGCTTCTCCGCGAACGCTCCGAGGAAAATGACTGA